In Aquiflexum balticum DSM 16537, a single genomic region encodes these proteins:
- the pruA gene encoding L-glutamate gamma-semialdehyde dehydrogenase, translated as MLKGFFNIPEPINEPVKSYAPGSPERSELQAMLKEFRAQQVDVPMYIGSEEVRTGNKKPMNPPHDHQHLLGHFHEGDASHVEQAINSAMGAKHAWESMEWEQRAAIFLKAADLLAGPYRAKINAATMLGQSKNAFQAEIDAACEFIDFLRFNVKYMVEIYSQQPPVSGNGVWNRVEQRPLEGFVFALTPFNFTAIAGNLPTSAALMGNTVVWKPAHTQIYSANILMQVFKEAGVPDGVINLIYVDGPTTGKIIFNHPDFAGIHFTGSTGVFQHIWKTIGENIFKYKSYPRIVGETGGKDFVIAHKSANPKAVAVGLSRGAFEYQGQKCSAASRAYIPSNMWAEVKKYLLEDLASMKMGPTEDFTNFINAVIDEKAFDKISNYISEAKKADGVEIISGGNFDKSKGYFIEPTVIVTQDPMYTTMCEEIFGPVLTIYVYQAEHFEEALELVDQTSPYALTGAVFSQDRYAIELATKKLRNAAGNFYINDKPTGAVVGQQPFGGARASGTNDKAGSMINLLRWVSPRTIKETFVSPVDYRYPFLGED; from the coding sequence ATGCTTAAAGGATTTTTCAATATTCCGGAACCGATCAATGAACCGGTAAAAAGTTACGCCCCAGGTTCACCGGAGAGGTCTGAGCTTCAGGCAATGTTAAAAGAATTCAGGGCACAGCAAGTCGATGTACCTATGTATATCGGGAGTGAAGAAGTGAGAACGGGCAACAAAAAGCCCATGAACCCGCCACATGACCACCAACATCTTTTGGGTCATTTCCATGAAGGAGATGCCTCCCATGTGGAGCAGGCAATCAATTCAGCCATGGGTGCAAAGCACGCTTGGGAATCAATGGAATGGGAACAAAGGGCTGCTATTTTCCTGAAAGCCGCAGACTTGTTGGCGGGTCCTTACCGGGCAAAGATCAATGCAGCTACCATGTTGGGGCAATCCAAAAATGCTTTTCAGGCTGAAATTGATGCTGCCTGTGAATTCATTGACTTTTTGCGCTTCAATGTAAAATATATGGTGGAAATCTATTCCCAACAGCCTCCTGTTTCTGGAAATGGCGTTTGGAACAGAGTGGAGCAAAGGCCATTGGAAGGTTTCGTATTTGCCTTGACTCCTTTCAATTTTACTGCTATTGCAGGTAACCTGCCTACTTCCGCTGCCTTGATGGGAAATACGGTGGTTTGGAAGCCTGCCCATACTCAGATCTATTCTGCCAATATATTGATGCAGGTTTTCAAAGAAGCCGGTGTACCGGATGGTGTGATCAACCTGATTTATGTAGATGGACCCACCACTGGAAAAATTATTTTCAACCATCCTGATTTTGCAGGAATCCATTTCACAGGTTCTACAGGTGTTTTCCAACATATCTGGAAAACAATCGGTGAGAATATTTTCAAATACAAGTCTTATCCGAGGATTGTAGGTGAGACGGGTGGAAAAGATTTTGTGATTGCCCATAAATCAGCCAATCCAAAAGCTGTTGCTGTGGGTCTTTCTAGAGGAGCTTTTGAATATCAAGGTCAAAAGTGTTCTGCAGCGTCAAGGGCTTATATCCCCTCCAATATGTGGGCTGAGGTCAAAAAATATCTGTTGGAAGATCTGGCTTCCATGAAAATGGGCCCGACGGAGGATTTTACCAATTTTATCAATGCAGTGATTGATGAAAAAGCTTTTGATAAAATCTCCAATTATATCTCTGAAGCTAAGAAAGCAGATGGAGTGGAAATCATTTCCGGCGGAAATTTTGACAAATCCAAAGGTTACTTTATCGAACCAACAGTCATTGTAACTCAAGACCCCATGTACACTACGATGTGTGAGGAGATTTTTGGTCCTGTTTTGACGATATATGTGTATCAAGCTGAGCATTTTGAAGAAGCGTTGGAATTGGTAGATCAGACTTCCCCTTATGCTTTGACGGGCGCAGTATTCTCCCAAGATCGCTATGCCATAGAATTGGCTACCAAGAAACTGAGAAATGCGGCTGGTAACTTCTATATCAATGACAAGCCGACAGGTGCAGTAGTAGGGCAGCAGCCATTTGGTGGTGCTAGGGCATCAGGTACCAATGACAAGGCCGGATCCATGATCAACTTACTCCGATGGGTATCTCCAAGGACGATTAAGGAAACATTTGTATCGCCTGTGGATTATAGGTATCCGTTTTTGGGAGAGGATTGA
- a CDS encoding DUF4221 family protein: MKKVDLRNLGFFLAVIGISFSCSPRIPKSPEFFTGDLHEYIVDTIYLEKDTKTKILPSDLTYFEIDGEEFLYAFVNYRLLKYSFPGGELLAVQEFEKEGPDGIGTWIAGSLITEDGLFFISDNKEIVRTDFKGKVIDRNELPLIEEDRLSANFNTMNGNSMTWISSGKKLIVLDVPFVLMEQKLSYEDWVWVFDFDTGVKSTISFSYPEKYQAFLGDPELGVYSHKYVSGKHLISFPATDSLLVLEGEKEFWVDGKSSKQLMFEKGKVEPQGEWMVFLPNLNSSRYKWLLYDPYRKIILRHLVIGAEERNDLKLEKNSFIILDEQLSKKGELFFTNEMFSGFGFFTPQGLYLKLVPQQSDDYEGYVRILLDL, from the coding sequence ATGAAAAAGGTTGACCTGAGAAATTTAGGATTTTTTCTAGCGGTAATTGGGATTTCTTTTTCCTGTTCTCCAAGAATCCCCAAATCTCCTGAATTTTTCACCGGTGATTTGCATGAATATATTGTGGATACCATTTATCTGGAAAAGGATACAAAGACCAAAATTCTCCCATCTGATTTGACTTATTTTGAAATTGATGGAGAGGAGTTTTTATATGCTTTTGTCAATTACAGACTTTTGAAATATAGTTTTCCTGGAGGTGAACTATTAGCTGTACAGGAATTTGAAAAAGAAGGTCCTGATGGGATTGGAACTTGGATAGCTGGAAGTTTGATTACGGAAGACGGTTTGTTTTTTATTTCTGACAACAAAGAGATTGTACGGACTGATTTTAAAGGAAAGGTTATTGACAGGAACGAGTTACCCTTGATAGAAGAAGATAGGTTAAGTGCAAATTTCAATACGATGAATGGTAATTCTATGACCTGGATAAGTTCCGGGAAAAAGCTGATCGTCTTGGATGTACCTTTTGTCTTAATGGAACAGAAACTTTCTTATGAGGACTGGGTTTGGGTTTTTGATTTTGACACCGGTGTGAAAAGTACAATTTCATTTTCATATCCTGAAAAGTACCAGGCTTTTTTGGGTGATCCTGAATTGGGTGTTTATTCCCATAAATATGTTTCAGGAAAGCATTTGATCAGTTTTCCTGCAACAGACTCTTTATTGGTTTTGGAAGGAGAAAAGGAATTTTGGGTAGATGGGAAAAGTTCCAAACAATTGATGTTTGAAAAAGGCAAGGTTGAACCACAAGGGGAATGGATGGTGTTTCTCCCGAATCTTAATTCAAGTCGGTACAAATGGTTGCTATATGATCCCTACCGGAAAATCATATTGCGTCACCTAGTTATAGGTGCGGAAGAAAGAAATGATTTGAAGTTGGAAAAAAACAGTTTTATTATTTTGGATGAGCAATTGAGTAAAAAGGGGGAGTTGTTTTTCACCAATGAGATGTTTTCAGGATTTGGGTTTTTTACACCACAGGGGCTTTATCTCAAATTAGTCCCCCAGCAAAGTGATGATTATGAGGGATATGTAAGGATTCTCCTTGATCTTTGA
- the ftsY gene encoding signal recognition particle-docking protein FtsY yields MGIFGFFTKDKKESLDQGLQKSSENIFSKLSKAVVGKSKVDEEVLDELEEILITSDVGVQTTIKIIRRIEDRVAKDKYLNTAELDVILREEIMGLMEENKSADLSDFDLPADKKPYVIMVVGVNGVGKTTTIGKLAHQFKGAGKSVILGAADTFRAAAVDQLILWGERVGVPVVSHGMNTDPASVAFDAVKQGVDTGADVVIVDTAGRLHTKVNLMNELTKIKRVMQKFIDDAPHEILLVLDGSTGQNAFIQAQEFTKATDITALAITKLDGTAKGGVVIGISDQFKIPVKYIGVGEKMTDLQVFNRKEFVDSLFKKK; encoded by the coding sequence ATGGGAATTTTCGGTTTTTTTACCAAAGACAAAAAAGAAAGTCTTGATCAGGGACTTCAAAAGTCCAGCGAAAATATTTTTTCCAAACTCAGCAAAGCTGTAGTCGGCAAATCCAAGGTTGATGAGGAAGTCTTGGATGAATTGGAAGAAATCCTGATCACCTCAGATGTAGGTGTGCAAACGACCATCAAAATCATCCGAAGAATTGAAGACCGGGTAGCCAAGGACAAATATCTGAATACAGCAGAACTTGATGTCATCCTAAGGGAAGAAATCATGGGCTTGATGGAAGAAAATAAAAGTGCAGACCTTTCTGATTTTGATCTGCCCGCTGACAAAAAACCATATGTGATCATGGTAGTAGGGGTCAATGGTGTAGGAAAAACAACCACTATCGGAAAATTGGCCCACCAATTTAAAGGTGCCGGAAAATCTGTCATATTGGGAGCGGCGGATACTTTTCGTGCTGCGGCTGTCGATCAATTGATTCTTTGGGGTGAAAGAGTCGGCGTACCTGTCGTGTCTCATGGGATGAATACTGACCCTGCATCAGTGGCTTTTGATGCTGTAAAACAGGGGGTGGATACAGGTGCTGATGTGGTCATAGTCGATACAGCAGGCCGATTGCATACCAAAGTCAACCTGATGAATGAACTGACCAAAATCAAAAGGGTCATGCAGAAATTCATTGATGATGCACCCCATGAAATCTTATTGGTCCTTGACGGTTCAACCGGACAGAATGCATTTATACAGGCTCAGGAATTCACTAAAGCTACCGATATCACAGCCTTGGCCATCACCAAACTGGACGGCACTGCCAAAGGTGGCGTAGTCATCGGAATTTCCGACCAATTCAAAATCCCCGTAAAATACATCGGAGTCGGCGAGAAAATGACTGACCTGCAAGTATTCAACAGGAAGGAATTTGTGGATTCATTGTTTAAAAAGAAGTGA
- a CDS encoding DUF4295 domain-containing protein — translation MAKKVVATLKKEGGVTYAKVIRAVKSDKTGAYTFKEEMVPAAMVQDTLKK, via the coding sequence ATGGCTAAGAAAGTAGTAGCAACCCTGAAAAAAGAAGGTGGCGTAACTTACGCTAAGGTGATCAGAGCTGTAAAGTCTGATAAGACCGGTGCATATACCTTCAAAGAAGAAATGGTTCCGGCCGCAATGGTTCAGGATACTTTGAAGAAATAA
- the rpmG gene encoding 50S ribosomal protein L33, which yields MAKKGNRVQVIMECTEHKATGLPGTSRYITTKNRKNTTERLELKKFNPILKKMTVHKEIK from the coding sequence ATGGCTAAGAAAGGTAACAGAGTTCAAGTGATTATGGAATGTACGGAGCATAAAGCTACAGGTCTTCCAGGTACATCAAGGTACATCACTACCAAAAACCGTAAAAACACTACCGAGAGATTGGAATTGAAGAAATTCAACCCAATTTTGAAGAAAATGACGGTACATAAAGAAATTAAATAA
- the rpmB gene encoding 50S ribosomal protein L28 has product MAKVCDITGKRPQVGNNVSHANNKTKRKFYPNLHKKSFYVPEEDAWITLKVCTKALRTINKKGITAVLKEAQDKGFIVIR; this is encoded by the coding sequence ATGGCAAAAGTTTGTGACATTACCGGTAAAAGGCCTCAAGTAGGAAATAATGTATCGCACGCGAACAACAAGACCAAGCGTAAGTTTTATCCAAACTTGCACAAAAAAAGCTTCTATGTTCCTGAAGAGGATGCTTGGATCACGTTGAAAGTTTGTACCAAAGCCCTAAGAACTATCAATAAAAAAGGCATCACTGCTGTATTGAAAGAAGCTCAGGACAAAGGATTCATTGTAATTAGATAA
- a CDS encoding DUF5522 domain-containing protein yields MNSKKKTTAPMSLIPGDYYINDNGLMVFTAQYHLRRGYCCESGCKHCPYKEKD; encoded by the coding sequence ATGAATTCAAAAAAGAAGACAACAGCACCAATGTCACTCATCCCAGGCGACTACTACATCAATGATAATGGTCTTATGGTATTCACTGCCCAATACCATTTAAGGAGGGGGTATTGTTGCGAAAGTGGTTGCAAGCATTGTCCTTATAAGGAGAAGGATTGA
- the rocD gene encoding ornithine--oxo-acid transaminase, which produces MIETINSSKQAIALEDKYGAHNYHPLPVVLSKGEGVFLWDVEGKKYYDFLSAYSAVNQGHCHPRIKNALVEQAGTLTLTSRAFHNDVLGPFEKYITEYFGFDKVLPMNTGAEGVETAIKIARKWGYEVKGVDENKATIVVAENNFHGRTSTIISFSSDENARKNFGPYTPGFIKIPYDNIKALEEALEEENVVAFLVEPIQGEAGVYTPADDYLRKVSEVCKSKNVLFIADEIQTGIARTGSLLAVCGNCTCEGHCEKQDTYTKPDMLILGKAISGGFYPVSAVLADDHIMNVIRPGQHGSTFGGNPLGAKVAMTALEVVRDEKLALNARKLGKLFRIRMQKLVDTYKILKLVRGKGLLNAVVVNDTEKGSTAWDMCIALKDNGLLAKPTHGNIIRFAPPLVMTEEQLHECCDIIEKVVREFEK; this is translated from the coding sequence ATGATAGAAACAATAAACTCAAGTAAGCAGGCGATTGCGCTGGAAGATAAGTATGGAGCTCATAATTATCATCCTTTACCGGTTGTGTTGTCAAAAGGTGAAGGTGTTTTCCTTTGGGATGTGGAGGGGAAGAAGTATTATGACTTTCTTTCTGCCTATTCTGCTGTCAACCAAGGTCATTGCCATCCAAGAATAAAAAACGCATTGGTCGAGCAAGCCGGGACATTGACACTGACTTCAAGAGCGTTTCATAATGATGTATTAGGACCATTTGAAAAATATATTACTGAGTATTTCGGTTTTGACAAAGTATTGCCGATGAATACAGGGGCGGAAGGTGTGGAGACCGCCATCAAGATAGCAAGGAAGTGGGGCTATGAAGTCAAAGGGGTGGATGAAAACAAAGCCACAATTGTAGTGGCCGAGAACAACTTTCACGGAAGGACCTCCACAATTATTTCATTTTCAAGTGATGAAAATGCCAGAAAGAATTTTGGTCCTTACACACCGGGCTTTATCAAAATCCCTTATGATAATATCAAGGCATTGGAGGAAGCATTGGAAGAGGAAAATGTGGTTGCGTTTTTAGTTGAACCCATTCAGGGAGAAGCAGGGGTATATACTCCGGCAGATGATTATTTAAGAAAAGTGTCTGAAGTGTGCAAATCCAAAAATGTTTTGTTTATAGCAGATGAGATTCAGACAGGTATTGCGCGAACAGGTTCATTGTTGGCAGTTTGTGGCAATTGTACCTGTGAGGGCCATTGTGAAAAGCAGGATACCTACACCAAACCGGATATGTTGATATTGGGAAAGGCGATTTCTGGAGGATTTTATCCCGTATCTGCAGTATTGGCAGATGATCATATCATGAACGTAATCAGACCTGGTCAGCATGGGTCGACCTTTGGGGGCAATCCATTGGGGGCAAAGGTGGCGATGACTGCCTTAGAAGTTGTCAGAGATGAGAAGCTAGCCCTGAATGCCAGAAAATTGGGAAAACTCTTCCGGATAAGGATGCAGAAATTGGTGGACACATATAAAATCCTCAAGCTTGTGCGGGGGAAAGGTTTACTTAATGCTGTTGTGGTCAACGATACAGAAAAAGGCTCTACTGCATGGGATATGTGTATAGCACTGAAGGATAATGGACTCTTGGCTAAGCCTACCCATGGCAATATCATCCGCTTTGCCCCACCTTTGGTAATGACTGAGGAGCAATTGCATGAATGCTGTGATATCATTGAGAAAGTGGTGAGGGAGTTTGAAAAGTGA
- a CDS encoding HAD family hydrolase — protein sequence MKKAVIFDMDGVICHTNPYHSMAFKEFFAKRNMYPTEDEFALHMYGKSNSYIMSHFFGRPISGNELLELEDEKESLFRDIYKDKINPITGFLEFFHQLKTNQFLTGVATSAPYANLELIAGALSLFGQMESVLASEDVTKHKPDPQVYLKSSANLQVEPDFCVVFEDSFSGVTAAKNAGMKVVGVLSSHSKLELPRCDLYIEDFREVDVEKVLGLLD from the coding sequence ATGAAAAAAGCAGTTATTTTCGACATGGATGGTGTCATCTGCCATACTAATCCTTACCATTCTATGGCGTTCAAAGAATTTTTTGCCAAAAGGAATATGTATCCTACGGAAGATGAGTTTGCCCTGCATATGTATGGTAAAAGCAATTCATATATTATGAGTCATTTTTTTGGCAGACCCATTTCCGGAAATGAACTATTGGAACTTGAAGATGAAAAGGAAAGTCTTTTCAGGGACATTTATAAAGATAAAATAAATCCTATAACTGGTTTTTTGGAGTTTTTCCATCAATTGAAAACTAATCAGTTTCTGACCGGTGTGGCTACTTCCGCACCTTATGCCAATCTGGAACTGATAGCTGGAGCTTTGTCTTTATTTGGCCAAATGGAATCTGTGTTGGCGAGCGAGGATGTGACCAAACACAAGCCCGACCCCCAGGTTTATTTGAAGTCATCGGCTAACCTTCAAGTTGAACCAGATTTTTGTGTTGTATTCGAAGATTCCTTTTCCGGAGTAACAGCGGCCAAGAATGCCGGAATGAAGGTGGTCGGAGTTCTATCTTCCCATAGCAAATTGGAATTGCCTCGCTGTGATTTATATATTGAAGATTTCAGAGAGGTGGATGTGGAAAAGGTCTTAGGGTTATTGGATTAA
- a CDS encoding porin: MRIKFAGIIILLIMFFTDVFARDVPEDTLNTQDTTPVVKKPWYETIQLRGYAQLRYNGLFETNPDLQCAQCDRSWGGDGGFSFRRIRMIFFGQIHERVYMYIQPDFASGGSNFAQIRDAYFDLGLDKKQEFRLRIGQSKVPFGFENLQSSQNRIPLDRNDGLNSAVANERDIGVMFYYAPTEIRKRFSRLVSSGLKGSGDYGMFGLGLYNGQTANAPEKNKSFHLVSRASYPWELPSGQIIETSFQAYTGKFVINRNPQTDFDQTEFAEHRYGPSLIIYPQPFGLQAEFNWGRGPEFNPETNSVEDAPLRGGYVMATYMLKSNTDIFIPFTRYHYYKGGKKHELDATRHRVNELEIGVEWQPHRTFELVAMYTISDRTFENSLNPDNRQKGSLLRLQAQVNF, from the coding sequence ATGCGGATAAAATTCGCAGGGATCATTATCTTATTGATAATGTTTTTCACGGACGTTTTTGCAAGGGACGTTCCTGAAGACACCCTAAACACTCAAGATACTACACCTGTAGTAAAAAAACCATGGTATGAGACCATTCAATTACGAGGCTATGCTCAGCTGCGTTACAATGGACTATTTGAGACCAATCCTGATTTACAATGTGCCCAATGCGACAGGTCATGGGGTGGGGATGGTGGATTTTCTTTCCGACGAATTCGGATGATTTTCTTTGGGCAGATCCACGAAAGAGTTTATATGTATATTCAACCTGACTTTGCTTCAGGAGGGAGTAATTTTGCTCAGATCAGGGACGCCTATTTTGACCTGGGTTTGGATAAAAAACAGGAATTCAGGTTAAGGATAGGGCAATCAAAGGTTCCCTTTGGATTTGAAAACCTGCAATCCAGTCAAAACAGAATTCCGCTAGATAGAAATGATGGATTGAATTCCGCTGTAGCTAATGAAAGGGATATCGGAGTCATGTTTTATTATGCTCCGACAGAAATCCGAAAAAGGTTTAGCCGTTTGGTTTCGTCCGGTCTAAAAGGATCAGGTGATTATGGAATGTTTGGTTTGGGGCTTTATAACGGTCAGACTGCCAATGCCCCTGAAAAAAACAAATCATTTCATTTGGTTTCAAGAGCGTCTTATCCATGGGAATTGCCCTCAGGTCAGATTATAGAAACATCGTTTCAGGCATACACCGGAAAATTTGTAATCAATAGAAATCCCCAAACTGATTTTGACCAGACAGAATTTGCGGAACACCGGTATGGCCCCTCATTGATTATTTATCCCCAACCATTTGGCCTTCAAGCTGAATTCAATTGGGGCAGAGGCCCTGAATTTAATCCTGAAACCAACTCAGTGGAAGATGCACCATTGCGGGGTGGTTATGTCATGGCCACCTATATGTTGAAATCAAATACTGACATTTTTATTCCATTTACAAGGTACCATTATTACAAGGGAGGTAAGAAACATGAGTTGGATGCTACCAGGCACAGGGTCAATGAACTGGAAATAGGAGTAGAATGGCAACCACATAGAACCTTTGAATTGGTAGCCATGTATACTATCTCTGATAGAACATTTGAAAATTCCCTTAATCCAGACAATCGTCAAAAGGGTAGCCTGCTTAGATTGCAGGCGCAGGTTAATTTCTAG
- a CDS encoding TlpA family protein disulfide reductase, which translates to MKSLNCFLLIPLLFWQVQFSSFSHQENELFPDSEVENFRDYLNVLIDSDDISPLLEDEILVINLWATWCGPCIQEIPELNELVDKYHDQNVRFLAFSDESKADFEKFRTRRPSFEFNFEKSFENFEALEALMKLDQEYQGRAIPLHILVMKDGSVKEVFVGGSKYNIQRIESFIKKEIKRKS; encoded by the coding sequence ATGAAAAGCCTGAATTGTTTTTTACTTATACCCCTTTTGTTTTGGCAGGTCCAATTCAGTTCATTTTCACATCAAGAAAATGAGCTGTTCCCTGACTCTGAAGTTGAGAATTTCAGGGATTATCTCAACGTGCTTATTGATAGTGATGATATTTCCCCTTTACTGGAAGATGAAATTTTGGTAATCAATTTATGGGCTACCTGGTGCGGCCCATGTATTCAGGAAATCCCCGAATTGAATGAATTAGTAGATAAATACCATGATCAAAATGTCCGTTTTCTGGCATTTTCTGATGAAAGTAAAGCTGATTTTGAAAAATTCCGGACAAGAAGACCTTCATTTGAATTCAATTTTGAGAAAAGTTTTGAAAATTTTGAAGCGTTGGAAGCTTTGATGAAATTGGACCAAGAATATCAGGGCAGGGCAATACCTTTACATATTTTGGTCATGAAAGACGGTAGTGTCAAAGAAGTTTTTGTCGGAGGATCCAAGTACAATATTCAACGGATTGAAAGTTTTATCAAAAAAGAAATCAAAAGAAAAAGCTGA
- the hemB gene encoding porphobilinogen synthase: MLRRPRRNRKSQVIRNMVEETRLSVNDFIFPMFLIDGINQKIEVASMPGIFRYSLDLMLEEMAACIDLGIMGFDIFPAYPESKKDKYATESHNPDTFYLKAIHKIKSTFPEIVLMTDVAMDPYSSDGHDGLVENGKILNDETLEILAKMALAQARAGADILGPSDMMDGRVGFIRSMLDDHGFTNVSIMSYTAKYASAFYGPFRDALDSAPKMGDKKTYQMDPANYNEALIEADLDTEEGADFLMVKPALAYLDVIRLLKDNSNLPIAAYNVSGEYSMIKAAAQKGWIDGERAMLESLLSIKRAGANVILSYFAKEYASFVK; encoded by the coding sequence ATGCTCAGAAGACCCAGAAGAAACAGGAAATCCCAAGTCATCAGGAATATGGTGGAAGAAACGAGGCTTTCTGTCAATGATTTTATATTCCCCATGTTCTTGATTGACGGGATCAACCAAAAAATTGAGGTTGCTTCTATGCCGGGAATTTTCAGGTACTCCCTTGATCTGATGTTGGAAGAAATGGCAGCTTGCATAGATTTGGGCATCATGGGATTTGATATTTTCCCTGCATATCCGGAAAGTAAAAAAGACAAATATGCCACAGAAAGCCATAATCCTGATACTTTTTACCTCAAGGCTATCCATAAAATCAAAAGTACCTTTCCGGAAATAGTGTTGATGACTGATGTAGCTATGGATCCGTATAGTTCAGATGGTCATGATGGTTTGGTGGAAAATGGAAAAATTCTCAATGATGAGACTTTGGAGATTTTGGCAAAGATGGCTTTGGCACAGGCAAGGGCAGGGGCGGATATACTCGGTCCCTCTGACATGATGGATGGTAGAGTTGGTTTTATCCGAAGTATGTTGGATGATCATGGGTTTACCAATGTATCCATTATGTCCTATACTGCGAAGTATGCTTCTGCTTTTTATGGGCCTTTTCGTGATGCATTGGATTCTGCCCCAAAGATGGGAGATAAGAAAACTTATCAAATGGACCCTGCCAATTACAATGAGGCCTTGATAGAAGCCGACTTGGATACAGAAGAAGGCGCAGATTTTTTGATGGTGAAACCTGCTTTGGCTTATTTGGATGTGATAAGGTTGTTAAAAGACAATTCTAACCTTCCTATTGCAGCCTATAATGTCAGTGGTGAGTATTCCATGATCAAAGCTGCTGCCCAAAAAGGCTGGATCGATGGAGAAAGAGCCATGTTGGAATCTTTGTTGAGTATAAAACGAGCAGGAGCCAATGTGATTTTAAGCTATTTCGCAAAAGAGTATGCGAGTTTCGTCAAGTAA
- a CDS encoding ammonium transporter gives MKWMNSMIAQVSDVPAVTDVSAEIAQTLLTTNNVWMMLCTAMVFIMHLGFAGVETGFGQAKNTVNILFKNTITPLIGLLTYALVGFFLMYPGFETPGWFAFDSAGWNMFWFSPADADVSADYASGGYTYWTDFLFQAMFAATAATIVSGAIAERVKISAYLVFTLIFVGLVYPLIGSWQWGGGTLKAMGFYDFAGSTLVHSVGGWGALAGVILVGPRIGKYIDGKAISKPGASIPLAVIGTFLLWFGWFGFNGGSVLSADPALVSSVLVITCIGATAGGLGGFFAAYFAFKRLDLGMLLNGILAGLVGITAGADVFTPASGILIGFISGILVVLSAVFLDKLKLDDVVGAVSVHLTCGIWGTLAVGIFSTNPEHSFITQLIGVAICGATAFFAAFAIFYTLKITVGIRVSEEHERSGLDSHEHGIRGYTIVFDE, from the coding sequence ATGAAGTGGATGAACTCAATGATCGCTCAAGTAAGCGATGTGCCCGCTGTGACTGATGTCTCTGCGGAGATTGCGCAAACTCTGTTGACTACCAATAATGTGTGGATGATGCTCTGCACGGCGATGGTATTTATTATGCACCTTGGATTTGCCGGGGTTGAAACAGGATTTGGCCAAGCCAAAAATACGGTCAATATCCTTTTTAAAAACACCATTACACCTTTAATTGGGTTGCTGACCTACGCTTTAGTAGGTTTCTTCCTGATGTATCCGGGATTTGAAACTCCGGGATGGTTTGCCTTTGACTCTGCCGGATGGAATATGTTTTGGTTTAGTCCGGCTGATGCCGATGTTTCTGCTGACTATGCAAGTGGTGGCTATACCTATTGGACAGATTTTCTGTTTCAGGCGATGTTTGCCGCCACGGCTGCTACTATTGTCTCAGGGGCAATTGCCGAAAGGGTAAAAATCTCTGCCTATCTCGTTTTCACTTTAATTTTTGTAGGTTTAGTATATCCCCTTATCGGCAGTTGGCAATGGGGTGGTGGAACCTTAAAAGCCATGGGATTTTATGATTTTGCCGGGTCTACTTTGGTCCATTCTGTAGGTGGATGGGGAGCTTTGGCAGGCGTGATCTTAGTTGGTCCACGTATCGGTAAGTACATTGACGGCAAAGCCATATCTAAACCAGGAGCAAGTATTCCATTAGCTGTAATCGGCACCTTCTTGCTATGGTTCGGATGGTTTGGATTCAACGGTGGTTCAGTGCTTTCTGCTGATCCTGCATTGGTTTCTTCTGTTCTTGTAATTACCTGTATCGGTGCTACTGCCGGTGGACTTGGTGGTTTTTTTGCCGCTTACTTCGCATTCAAAAGACTGGATCTTGGAATGTTGCTCAACGGTATTCTCGCAGGTCTTGTAGGAATCACGGCAGGGGCTGACGTTTTCACTCCGGCTTCTGGAATCCTGATTGGATTTATTTCAGGTATCCTTGTTGTTTTATCAGCTGTGTTTTTGGATAAATTGAAATTAGATGATGTGGTAGGTGCGGTTTCTGTTCATCTGACTTGCGGAATATGGGGTACTTTAGCTGTTGGTATTTTTTCCACCAATCCTGAACATTCCTTTATTACCCAATTGATAGGTGTGGCTATATGTGGTGCCACAGCATTTTTTGCGGCCTTTGCAATATTCTATACCCTCAAAATTACAGTTGGAATCAGGGTTTCGGAGGAGCATGAACGAAGTGGTTTGGATTCCCATGAACACGGTATCAGAGGCTATACCATAGTATTTGACGAATAA